The genomic segment TGCGGATGATGCCGACCAGGTCGTTCATCGACTGCTGCAATTCCAGCTGCATCGTGTACGGGTTCTCGGCGGCCGAACCGTTGGTCGGTGCCTCGAACGGGGCCAGTGCCCGCTTGGCCGCCGCCTCGATCGCGTCCTCGCTGACGGTCGGGCGACTGGACAGAGCGCGCGCGTAGTCGGCAGCGCCCAGCCCGGCGCGACGGCCGAAGACCAGCAGGTCCGACAGCGAGTTGCCGCCCAACCGGTTGGAGCCGTGCATGCCGCCGGAGCATTCACCGGCGGCGAACAGGCCGGCGACGGTGGCCGCGCCGGTGTCGGGGTCGACCTCGACACCGCCCATCACGTAGTGGCAGGTGGGCCCGACTTCCATCGGCTCCTTGGTGATGTCGACACCGGCCAGCTCCATGAACTGGTGGTGCATCGACGGCAGCCGCCGCTTGATCTCGTCGGGCGTCAACCGCGAAGCGATGTCCAGGTAGACACCACCGTGTGGGGTGCCGCGACCGGCCTTGACCTCCGAGTTGATCGCGCGGGCGACCTCATCGCGGGGCAGCAGGTCCGGGGTGCGGCGAGCCGAATCGTTGTCCTTGAGCCATTGGTCGGCTTCTTGCTCGGTTTCGGCGTACTGGCCCTTGAACACCGGGGGGATGTAATCGAACATGAAGCGCTTGTTGTCGGAGTTCTTCAGCACTCCGCCGTCGCCGCGCACACCCTCGGTGACCAGGATGCCCTTCACACTCGGCGGCCAGACCATGCCCGTCGGGTGGAACTGGATGAACTCCATGTTGATCAACGTCGCGCCCGCCCGCAGCGCCAGCGCGTGGCCGTCGCCGGTGTACTCCCAGGAGTTCGACGTGACCTTGAAGGACTTGCCGATACCGCCGGTGGCCAGCACCACGGCGGGTGCGTCGAAGACGACGAACTTACCGCTTTGGCGCCAGTAGCCGAATGCTCCGGCGATCCGCCCGTCGCTTCCCGAGCCGTCTTTGAGCAGCTCGGTGATCGCGCACTCGGCGAAGACCCTGATCCGCGCCTCGTAGTCGCCGAGTTCGGCGAAGTCTTCCTGCTGCAGCGAGACGATCTTCTGCTGCATGGTGCGGATCAGCTCCAGGCCGGTGCGGTCACCGACGTGCGCCAGCCGCGGGTAGGTGTGCCCACCGAAGTTGCGCTGGCTGATCTTGCCGTCCTTGAGACGGTCGAACAGCGCGCCGTAGGTCTCCAGCTCCCAGACCCGGTCCGGTGCCTCCTTGGCGTGCAGTTCGGCCATCCGCCAGTTGTTCAGGAACTTGCCACCGCGCATCGTGTCGCCGAAGTGGGTCTTCCAGTTGTCCTTGGGGTTGGTGTTGCCCATGGACGCGGCGCAGCCGCCCTCGGCCATCACCGTGTGGGCCTTGCCGAACAGGGATTTGGTCACCACTGCTACCTTGAGGCCGCGTTCGCGCGCTTCGATGACCGCGCGCAAACCCGCGCCGCCGGCACCGATCACGACCACGTCGTAGGAGTGCCGTTCGACCTCAGTCATGGAACCTCACTTAACTTTCCGATCT from the Mycobacterium lentiflavum genome contains:
- a CDS encoding fumarate reductase/succinate dehydrogenase flavoprotein subunit, with the protein product MTEVERHSYDVVVIGAGGAGLRAVIEARERGLKVAVVTKSLFGKAHTVMAEGGCAASMGNTNPKDNWKTHFGDTMRGGKFLNNWRMAELHAKEAPDRVWELETYGALFDRLKDGKISQRNFGGHTYPRLAHVGDRTGLELIRTMQQKIVSLQQEDFAELGDYEARIRVFAECAITELLKDGSGSDGRIAGAFGYWRQSGKFVVFDAPAVVLATGGIGKSFKVTSNSWEYTGDGHALALRAGATLINMEFIQFHPTGMVWPPSVKGILVTEGVRGDGGVLKNSDNKRFMFDYIPPVFKGQYAETEQEADQWLKDNDSARRTPDLLPRDEVARAINSEVKAGRGTPHGGVYLDIASRLTPDEIKRRLPSMHHQFMELAGVDITKEPMEVGPTCHYVMGGVEVDPDTGAATVAGLFAAGECSGGMHGSNRLGGNSLSDLLVFGRRAGLGAADYARALSSRPTVSEDAIEAAAKRALAPFEAPTNGSAAENPYTMQLELQQSMNDLVGIIRKSEEISEALERLTALRERFKNIHVEGHRQYNPGWNLAIDLRNMLLVSECVAKAALLRTESRGGHTRDDHPGMDSSWRKVLLVCRAAGGDGDAIPDVTVTREEQVPMRPDLLELFEISELEKYFTDEELADHPGRRG